Proteins encoded in a region of the Quercus lobata isolate SW786 chromosome 8, ValleyOak3.0 Primary Assembly, whole genome shotgun sequence genome:
- the LOC115957774 gene encoding probable inositol oxygenase, with amino-acid sequence MISVENQATVSENAIPKDASDGFVVPESNAFGQSFRDYESTVRLSIVENTYRLNHINQTYDFVKRTREEYAKLNKAEMSIWEAIELLDSFVDESDPDLEEPQIQHLLQSAEAIRKDYPNEDWMHLTALIHDVGKVLYHSKFGSLPQWAVVGDTHPVGCAFDESIVYHKYFKENPDYNNPTYNTELGVYSEGCGLENVLMSWGHDDYMYMVAKANGTTLPSAALFTIRYHSFYPMHTEGAYKYLMNEEDRENLKWVLTFNKYDLYSKSNVHIDVEKVKPYYESLIKKYFPEKLKW; translated from the exons ATGATTTCCGTTGAGAACCAGGCAACTG TGTCAGAGAATGCAATACCAAAAGATGCATCAGATGGATTTGTTGTGCCAGAATCCAATGCCTTTGGCCAATCATTCAG GGATTATGAATCAACTGTGAGGCTAAGCATTGTGGAGAATACCTATCGGTTGAATCATATTAACCAAACATATGATTTT GTAAAGAGGACAAGGGAAGAGTATGCAAAATTGAACAAAGCAGAGATGTCCATATGGGAAGCCATTGAACTCCTTGACAGTTTTGTGGATGAAAGTGACCCTGACCTAGAGGAACCTCAGATTCAGCATTTGCTGCAGTCGGCAGAAGCCATAAGAAAAGATTATCCTAATGAAGATTGGATGCACTTGACTGCCCTTATTCATG ATGTTGGAAAGGTTCTTTACCATTCTAAATTTGGATCGCTTCCCCAGTGGGCTGTTGTAG GAGATACGCATCCTGTTGGTTGTGCCTTTGATGAATCGATTGTTTATCACAAG TATTTCAAGGAAAATCCAGATTACAACAATCCTACCTACAACACTGAACTTGGAGTCTACTCTGAAGGATGTGGACTGGAAAATGTGCTGATGTCATGGGGGCATGACGATTACATGTACATG GTGGCCAAGGCAAATGGAACTACTCTACCATCAGCTGCATTATTTACCATCCGATATCACTCATTTTACC CAATGCATACGGAAGGAGCATATAAATACCTAATGAATGAGGAGGACAGAGAGAATCTGAAGTGGGTTCTAACATTCAA CAAATATGATCTCTACAGTAAGAGCAACGTTCATATTGACGTTGAAAAAGTTAAACCGTACTATGAATCCCTCATAAAAAAG tACTTCCCAGAAAAGCTCAAATGGTAA